The Cyclobacterium amurskyense genome contains the following window.
AGAGGCAGTAGAAAGGGTGTTGATTTTTCCTGAATCTGTGTCAAACTCCATAAGGTGAATGCCCTGTTCCGGAGAGTTAGTATAGGTACCAAGTAAAAACCTATGCTTAAGAGGGGTTTCTTTTGCTTTCATTTCCACTTTTTCTTTAGAGGCTGTACCACAAGCAAGGCACAATATCAATAAACTAATATTAATTAGATTTTTCATTTTCTTTTTTGTCTTCGATTTCGTCAATTCCACTTGCCAATCCGTGTGTTTTTGGGTGGTATTTGCCTTTAAGGTCATCTACCTTTGATTTGGACCAAAGCTTTACCCCAGAAAAATAGGAAGCCCTACCAATCATATGGGCGCCAACTGGTGCCGTTAACAATATAAAAGTGATGATGGCCAACACTCTTGAGGTAATTCCAATTTCATTGAAATAGATTGCAGCTGAAATTAATAACAAACCAATTCCTAAAGTAGCCGCTTTAGTGGTTACTGAAATCCGCAAATAAAGATCAGGCATTCTGATTAGTCCAACGGCTGCAAGTAGTATGAAAAGAGCTCCTAGAGAACTCAAAAATAGGATCAGGTATTCATTCATTTTTCTCTCTTTTATCTAAATAATAAGAAAATGCAACGGTGCCTAAAAAGGCGATCAAGGCCATGATCATGGCAATGTCTAGAAAGGCTGGCTGATCAGTATAAATACTGTAAATAGTAATTATTCCAATCCCCGTGGTAAGCAATAGATCAAGTGCTACAACCCTGTCAGAAAGTGTAGGGCCAATGAGGAACCTGATAAATATTAGCAAGGTGGAAATGGCCAGTACAGGTAGTATTATATAATATAGGAAGTCGTATACACTCATCTCAAAATCTCCAAAAGTTTACGTTCAAATCCATTCTTAATATCAGCAATAAATGCTTCTTTATTTTTCACGTACATGGCATGTACATATAGTACTTTTCTATCGTCAGAAACATCCAAGCTTAAAGTACCAGGAGTTAGGGTTATTAGATTGGCCAACAAGGTGATCTCTACATCCGTCTTGGCATCCAAAGGTATCTTTACTATCCCCGGTTTCATAAAATAGCTGGGTGTACTCACATCATAGGCTACCTGTAAATTGGCTTTGATCAATTCATACAGGAAGAAGAAGATAAAGGCTATAAGCTTTGGTCCTCTTGAGAGGTATCTATTGTTTTGTTCATCTCTGGATATGAGCCACAGTAGAAAAAAGCTCAATGTGAAACCAAAGACGAAATTCACAAAGGAGAATGTACCTGTTACTGCCAGCCAGATAAAGGAAAGCAATAGGTTACTAAGAAACCTGGTTTTTATCATTTTTCTATTGAATTAATTGCCCAAAACTGCATGAATATATAAGGTAGGGTCCATTAGGTTCTCAGCGATTTTAATAGATAATCGCATGACCCATTCTGCTCCAAAACCTATTCCTAACGATATTATAGAAAGAAAAAACACCGACCCAATCATAGCTCTTCTCTTTAGTGGTTTTAGGGCATTGAAATACTTGATGTGCTTTTTCTCTGGTAACTCAGGCCCATCTTTCCAAAATACCTCTGACCACATTCTTGCGATTACAAATAAGGTAAGGAAACTTCCTAAGATTATGAAAGCGACAACTAAAATATTTGATTGGTCCAGAGCTCCCTGAATGAGAAGTAACTTGCCCCAAAAGCCAGACAATGGAGGAATACCTACTAAAGAGAAAAGAGGTACAGCCATCAGTAGACTTAGTTTAGGATGTTCTTTATAAAAACCACCAAGTAAACGCATAGAATAGGTGCCCTTGAATTTAAAGATTAGCCCACTTACCATAAAGAGATTCGTTTTCACAATAATGTCATGTACCAGATAGAATATGGTACCTGCAATGGCGAGAGAGCTATAGACTCCTAAACCTGCAAGCATAAAACCAATGTGGCAAATGATAAGGTAGCTAAATATTTTTCTAATGTTATTCTGAATCAATGCGCCTATACCTCCTGATAGGATGGTAAAAATAGCAAGCACCATGATCACCGTAGAAAGGAAAGTGTCAGGTACAAAAATCAAGGTAAAAACCCTTAGCATGGCATAAACACCCACTTTGGTAAGTAGTCCACCAAATATGGCAGAGATGGCTGGCGGTGGGGTATGGTAGGAAGCAGGTAACCAAAAATAGAGTGGAAATACTGCTGATTTAATTCCAAAGCCTACTAAGAAGAGGATGGCTGTTACATTTACCAATCCTCTATTTTCTATCTCAGCCACGCGAAGTGAAAGGTCGGCCATATTTAAACTTCCCGTCAAACCGTACAGTATGGCTATGGCTGTAAGAAATATAACAGAAGCCAATAAGTTCATGGTGACATACTTTATGGCACCTTCTATTTGGGCTTTTTCTCCCCCTATGGTCAATAGAACAAAAGAAGAGATAATGATGATTTCAAACCAAACATAAAGATTAAATAGATCACCAGTCAAAAAGGCCCCACTCAATCCCATAATTAGTAAGTGGAAAATAGGGAAATAGCCGAATTTGATACGGGCGTTTCTTACACTTCCTACCGAATACACGCTGACAGCAAGCCCTGCAATGGCTGTTAGTAAGACTAGAAGGGCACTAAAAGAATCGGCCACAAAAGTGATCCCAAAAGGTGCGGCCCATCCACCTGCTTGCATGATTTGAATGCCTTCATTGTCCACTTTTATCAGTAGCAACAGGCTGATTATTAGTGCTATTATGGATCCGGTTACAGAGATCAGCTTTTGAATGTTTTTGCTGCTCCATGAAAACATCAGCAAAATGGCTATTAAAAGCTGGAAAATTACCGGTAAAACAATATACGGGTTGTTCATAGGTCTTCGTCGGTTGCGTTCATTTCGTCCAGATCATCTGTTTTGACCACTTTATAGGCACGTTTGATTAGTATAATGGCAAAGGCTTGAAGGCCGAAACTAATTACTATGGCGGTAAGGATTAGTGCCTGAGGTACAGGGTCTGCATAAATTTCTCCCAACATCTTTTCTGAGGAGGCTATAATAGGGGGCTTTCCTTTAACTATTTTTCCTAATAAGAATATCAATAAATTGGCTCCATTACCGAGTAAGATCAGTCCGATAATTAACTTTACCAAACTTCTTCTCAGCATCATATAGATACCAGCGGCATACAAGAGCCCTATTATAATGACCAATAAAATTTCCATATTATAAACCTTCTGATATGGTGAAAATAATGGTGAGGGTGACACCAATAACTACCAAGTAAACGCCAGTGTCAAAAAACAAGGCGGTACCAACTGATCCTATTACAGGTACAGCATTCTCCATCCAAAGACCAGTCATAAACGCTTCCCCAAAGAACAGGGGCAAGGCACCAGAAGCCAAAGCCAAAAGTAATCCAACAGGCATTAAGAAACCTGGATGAATAGACATGATGTTTTTTGTTTTTTCTATTCCATTGGCGAATGAATGGATGACGAAAGCGATAGAGGCCATCAAGCCTCCCACAAAGCCACCTCCTGGTAAATAATGTCCACGCAATAATATAAAGATGGAAAAGAGTAATAATAGCGGCAGCAGGTATACCGAGGCCGTCTTGAATATGATGGTTTTCATAATTATTCTTTTTCAGTACTTTTTAGATGGAGTTTTAAAAGGCCAAATACACCGATGGCTGCAATCGCCAATACAGTGATTTCTACAATGGTATCAAAGCCCCTGAAATCAACAAGGATTACATTGACTACATTTTTACCTTTTCCAAGAATATAAGCATTCTTTGCATAGTATTCACTGATTTCCTTGGTGACAGATTCGTTCATGACTTCTAAGGTCAATACACTGATCAAGGCACCAAATACAAGGGCCAACAATCCATCCCTTATTTTATCATTGTTATCCGACAATACAAGGTACCTAGGTAGATTGTATAAAACCAATACAAATAGAATCACTGTCAAGGTGTCTATAGAGAATTGGGTCATGGCCAAATCCGGTGCAGAGTAGAATAAAAATATCATGCAAAAGGAATAACCTACCACACCCAAAGAGGCAACTGCAGTAAGTCTAGATTTGGAAAAGACAGTAAAGAATATTGCTGAGGCCATGATAATGATTACAATGGCTTCATATAGGGTGACCTCTGTAAGTTTGGCAGTATCTACATACAATTCCACACCTGTGAAGAAACGGTAGCCCAGTAAAATGGTCAAAAAGGAAAGAATGGTAATTAAATAATACCTTAAATAGCCATTTTGAAAGAACTTTGTCCATTGCCTGCTTAACAAAACAAAGCTGTTAGACAGGCCAACGATAATCGATTGAGGAGAAATCTTCTCAAACCTTGTAACCTTGGATAGCAAGCCTTCAGAAGGTTTTAATAAGAAATACAAAGCAGTACCCGAACCTATGGTAATGGCACTCAATAACAGAATCAGGTTAATGCCATGCCAAAGTTTCAAATGAAAATCAGGCGTGGCTCCTGTAATAGATTGAACTACAGGTTTTATTATGCTTCCTTCAATTAAACCTGGGGCCAGGCCAAACAAGATTCCTAAAACACCAAGTAATAAAGGAGGAATGTACATGGCAGGACCAGGTAGGTGAAGTTTTTTGAATTCTTCAGGCAATTTTCCTACAAAAGGTTTTATCCCAGCTAAAAAACCTGCAAATAACAAGGCTGCATTGGTGAAGACAGCCAATCCCGTAAGTAACCAAGCTATATCACCCATGCCTAGTGTAGCGTCATAAATTAAATCTTTTCCAACAAAACCGAAGGAAGGGGGGATTCCTGCATTAGAGATAGCTGCTAACATGGCTGCAATCCCCACAGGTAGCATTACTTTATTTAAACCTCCAAGTTTGCGTATGTCTCGGGTGCCAGTTTCATGATCAATAATTCCTGTGACAAGAAAAAGTGTCGCCTTATATAAGGCATGGACTAAAATGAAAACTGAAGCCGCCAATAAGGCCTCTTTTGTGCCAAGGCCTATTAAAAAAACCAATATTCCTAGAGCTGAGATGGTTGAATAGGCTAGGATTCCTTTCAGATCCAACCTGAACAAGGCATGGATGGCTGCATAAGTCATGGTAAGCGCACCAACTATTATAAGTGTACTGTTCCACCATTCATGGTTTCCCAATACTGGTGTAAACCTTGCCAATAAATAGATTCCTGCTTTCACCATCGTCGCAGAATGGAGGTAAGTAGATACAGGGGTAGGGGCTTTCATTGCGCCAGGCAACCAGAAATGAAATGGAAATTGAGCGGATTTGGTAAATGCTGCAATAAATAAGAACAGCAATACCCACCCATAAAGGTCATTGGATTGAATAGATTCAGCCAAAGGAGCAAGGGCAGATATTTGATATTCACCCGTAATTTGACCCAAGCCGACCATTGCGGCCATCAAAAACAAACCACCAAAGCCCGTTACAGCCAATGCTGTGATCGCTGATTTCCTAGAAGCAGGGTTGTCATTATTGAAACCTATCAAGAAGAAGGAACTGATACTAGTAAGTTCCCAAAAGATAAAAAGAGTGTAGATATTATCAGACAGGACCAATCCAAGCATGGAAGCCATAAACATGGCCAGGTAGGCATAGAATCTGTCTAGATATTGATGGCCTTTTAGGTAGGAGGAAGTGTATATAAATACAAGGGTTCCGATTCCACTGATCAGTAAAACGAAAAGGTAGGACAATCCATCAAGGTTAAAATCAAGGTTCACCCCTATGGAGGGCACCCATTGATAACTGACCTTTAAAGTCTCCCCAGCCAGTATTAAGGGTAATTTTGAAAGGAAAAACCCAAAGATGGAAAATGGCAGAATGGCAACCCAAATGGTAGATTTAGGCTTCATCCAGCCCATTATCAGTGGGATTACTAAAGCCAAAATAAATCCCGAAATTACAGCAATCAACATCAGCGATTATTTAACGAGTTTGTTTAACGAAAGCCTAAAATACGAAAAATAATGTGATAAGACAGGTCTAATATAATCGTTTCCATTAATGGTTAGTTGATAAACCTAATAAGGCACTGATTGTAAGCAAAATATAATAAATGAGGTAATTAGTAGAGAAATTATACCGGAGTTTTGATGAAATAACTCAAAAAAATGTGCATTTTTGAGTTATTGCAAAGAATAAATATAACCTTTTCAACCATGGCTAACATCTACGAGACTGAAGTCGCAAAGCGTTTCACGATTTATAACAGTCTGTTTTTAGACCTGCCCTTTGACCAAATATATAGAACAGGCACATTGTTGCCGATCTTATCTGAGGCATGCCAAAGTGGGTTTCAAGAAAATAAAACGCCAAAGGAAATTATCCGCCAATTCTTTGAAGAATTAATGGCCGATAAACCTGAAGAAGAAAGGCATGATCTTCTTTTTAAAATGGTACAATACATCGAACGTCAGGTAGTGTTATTTGACTCGATAGAAGATGCCTCCTTCGAAAAATTCAATGACATCAAAGGTAAAGGTACCATGACGGCATTGATTGCCAGAGCGGAGAATGACCATAAAAAGGAAGAACTCATAGAAAAGTTGAAGAACTTTTCTGTTCGACTGACACTTACGGCACACCCAACGCAATTTTATCCTGGGAATGTTCTGGCGATTATCACTGATCTGGAGCAAGCAATAAGGAAAAATGACCTTGGTGATGTGGATCTTTTGCTTCGCCAATTGGGTAAAACAGCTTTCATTAACAAAGAGAAGCCTTCTCCTTATGAAGAGGCTGTAAGTTTAACCTGGTTTTTGGAGTATGTGTTTTATCCGAGCATATCGGATATCATGATCAGAATCCTCAACCAACTGAATATTCCGCTACATGATTGGGAGAATCCCAATTTGCTAAAAGTGGGTTTTTGGCCAGGTGGTGACAGGGATGGTAATCCTTTCGTTACTCATGAAATCACTAAAAAGGTTTCTGACAAGCTACAAAACAGCATTCTTAAGTGTTACTATAGAGATATACGTAAGGTAAGAAGAAGATTAACCTTTCATAATGTTGAAAGTCATCTTATTAAAGCAGAAAAAGGTATATACAATACTTTATTCAGTGGAGAGGGTGAGGTTTTCCATTCTAAAGATGAATTACTAGCTGTTTTATATGAGGCTAGAAAAGGCATAATAGAAGAGCATGGTGGCTTGTCACTTGAATTGCTGGATGAGTTCATTCTTAAAGTGAGGGTATTTGGGTTCCATTTTGCCAGCATGGACGTGAGGCAAGACAGTAGGAAACACGATGCCCTTTGGGATGAGATTTTAGAGAAAAGTGAAGGAGAGGCTGCTTTGGAGGTTTACCATCAAGGGGATGAGGAGGCGAAAATCCAAAAAATCCTTTCTGTTGATAAGTTGCCAGAAATCAATTCTCTGGAAGATCCATTTCATAGAGAAATGCTGGAGAGCATTTCCTCTATAGCCTACATTCAGAAAAACAATGGACCTATGGGTTGCCACAGGTACATTATTTCCAATAACCAGTCTGTACTGCATGTTTTGGAGGTCTATCAGTTAAATAAATTACTACTTGCAAATGGTGGTGATTTGTTCCTTGATATTGTGCCTTTATTTGAAACCATTGACGATTTGGCTGCTGCACACAGCGTTATGTCATCTCTTTATAACAATAAAACTTACAGAGACCACCTTCGTAAGCGAGGAAACAAGCAATCGATTATGTTGGGCTTTTCTGATGGAACCAAAGATGGTGGTTACATCAGGGCCAACTGGTCTATATTAAGGGCTAAGGAAGAGCTTACCAAAGTGGCAAGAGAGGAAGGGATAGATGTAGTCTTCTTTGATGGGAGAGGTGGACCGCCTGCAAGGGGTGGGGGAAACACTCATAACTTCTATGCTTCTCTCGGACCCAATGTGGAAAACCGTGAAATCCAGATTACCATACAAGGACAGACCATTAGTGCCAATTATGGCAAGCCAGTTAGTTGCTCTTATAATTTAGAACAATTACTTAGTGCTGGCATGGAAAGTCATTTGTATCCTTCAAGCGAAAACAGTTTGACTGATAAGCAAAAGTCGCTTATCGATGAGATGGCCGATATCAGTTATAATGCTTATAAAGAGCTTAAGAACCACGAACAATTTGTACCGTATTTGGAAAAAGTTACTCCATTGAAATTCTTTGGAATGACCAATATAGGATCCAGACCGGTAAAAAGAAGCAAAGGCGGTAGCATGAAATTTGAGGATTTGAGAGCCATACCTTTTGTAGGCGCTTGGGCCCAAATGAAGCAAAATATTCCAGGTTTCTTTGGCGTGGGTAAAGCCATAGAAGAGTTGGAAAAACAAGGCAGGTTAGGAGAGGTGCAGCAGTTATACAAAGATTCTTTGTTTTTCCGCTCACTATTGGGGAATTCCATGCAATCCCTTGCCAAGTCCTTTTATCCAGCAACAGCTTACCTCAAAGATGATCCACAATTCGGAGGTTTCTGGGAGTTGATGTACGGTGAGTACCAAAGATCTTATGATAAGATTCTTAGTGTGGCCGGTATGAGCACCTTGCTAGAGGACAGTCCATTGAGTAAAGAATCCATTGCCATCAGGGAAAGGATTGTTTTACCATTGATCACTATACAGCAGTATGCTATCCAGACCATATTAGAAAAAGGAAAAGAAGATACCGCCTTACAAAAGTTAATCCTAAGAACCATGTTTGGAATCATTAATGCCGCAAGAAATGCTGCTTAATACAAAATAGAAACGTTTCTAATGCTAATATAAGGGCCACTGTTACAGTGGCCTTTTTTTATGTGTAAATATTTGGTTTAAAATTATTTATTTGGCTGAATTGATAAAGTTCAATATAAAACCCTGTTTTTCAAACTGATACGATGTTATTTGTGTTTTAATTGTTATTTTTAGGTTGGAGGGGTTAAGGGAAGGCATTACTTTTCGGTGGTTGCAGTTGATAAAGTTGGCGTTATCGTTCGTTTTATTTATTTATGATATGGAGTTTTTAGATATGATACTGGGTATTGACCCAAATTTTATTGTGATTGGGTTAATTGCAATTTTCTTTTCATTGGAGCAAGTATCCCAATCCCCTGTTAATTTTAAAAAACGGATCCATCACCTATTTCATAATTTACTATTTCAAGTTATTCTTGTTGGCCTAAATGTATTTTTTGTGACATTTCAAGTTTTCTCTATAGAGTGGTTAAATGAGCATCATATTGGACTCTTGTATCTGATAGAACTACCCTTCTGGATTAAGCTTTTTATCTCTGTCGCTTTATATGATATTACAGCATATTGGATACATAGGGGTACGCACGTAATTCCTTTGCTGTGGAGATTTCATAGGGTACACCATAGTGATACCTCAATGGACGCATCAACAGTTTTTAGATTTCACCCATTTGAATTAATATTAGTATTTGGAATGGGGAATATCCTGACTGCTGCACTATTTGGTACTGACGTTCTTTCTATGGCAGTATATTATTTATTTTTATATGTGTTTTTCTTTTTTGAACATGCCAATCTTACCTACCCAAAATGGCTTAATTCAACAATCGGATTGATTTTTGTGATGCCTGATCACCACAGGGTACATCATCAGCAAGACCAATATTATACAGATTCCAATTATGCCGACATATTTATAGTCTGGGACAGGATCTTTGGGACCTTCAAAACTATGCCGGCACAGAAAAATAAATACGGCTTGATGGAGTTTGATGAGGATAAGAAGCAAACATTTCTTTTTTTAATTAAAAGCCCCTTTTTAAATATAAAGAGAATTACAATTGACGGAGAAAAAGGAATAAGCCGGAATAAAAAAACTCCACTCGAGCAACAAAACTCTGACAACTGAATTCTTCAGTTAGCTTAGGGGGCATTTCCTTGGTTTATTTCACTTCCTTATGAAACAGGAAGATATATCTCTGCTTCTTACTTAATAATCTTTCATTCTAGTTCAAGACAATTGCAAAATCTTTTTATCCGGCGACCGCATACCTTAAGGACGATCCGCAATTCGGAGGTTTCTGGGACCTGATGTACGGTGAATACCAGAGGTCTTATGAAAAAATCCTAACTGTGGCAGGAATGACGGACTTGCTGGAGGACAGTCCGCTAAGTAATCAATCCATTGCCATTAGGGAAAGAATTGTTTTACCGTTGATCACCATTCAGCAGTATGCCATTCAGACCATTTTGGACAAAGGCAAAGAAGATACTGCCTTACAAAAGCTGATCCTCAGGACCATGTTTGGTAGAATCCATGTAGCAAGAAATGATGCGTAACGATTAGAACAACATTTTTTTATCTAAAGTAGAGATTGGTTATGGAATAACTCAAGCCAAGGGTTTAAAATCCTAAGTTAGTTTGATATTATCCGTTTTATTAAACGTTTAATAAAACCTTGTTGGATCATAAGTATTCAAACTAAAATATCGTCTTGTAAGCTTAGGCTATGATTTATGTTTTTTATTTAATATTTATTCCTTAGTTTTAATGATAGTTGGAAGTCGAATAAAGTGCGCTGTGTGCTTTAGCCGGATGTTGGGTGCAAGCTTGGGACACTACTAAATTGAAACAGATGAGCTCTAAATTAATTTTTTGATACCCAATAGACTGACTTATAATTTTCATAAAATCAGCATTATATTTAAGAGAAATGATAGACTTTAGTATTAAAACATTAATAATTAAAAAATGGATATTAATGGTTGGCTAACAGTAATCACAGTATTTATGGCTGTCTTTACGTTATTGCCTAAGGAGGATTTATTTCTGCGATTTCAGAGAACAAGTAAGATTTTAATAGTTTTATTTTTGTTAATCAATGTTGTAATTGTTCCTTATTTGCTATTTTTTGAGGAGTTAATTCATCGATTTGGATTTTTCGAACACTTCACTGTTTCTTGGGGATTTGACTCGGAAAATATAGCTTTTGCATTATTCTACATATCTTTCATTTGGCTTTTATTTCGTTTGTTTCTTATTAAATCTAAACCTAAAGCTGATAGAGAATCTATTGACTTTTTCGCCCAATTACTCAATGAAAAGCCATTCGAAGAATTCTTTAAATTATTTACTAAATACACACCTGATAAATACATTTCAGATGATTGGGAAAACTATAAACAATTGCTTTTTAGCCCAAAATTTTTGAATAAGATTTTAGAAAGCAGACCTTCGTACCTCCTACAATTTTGGGGAAAGTTTAATAGTGAAAATGATTTCCAATCAATTTTTCGATTATTCCTTGAAAACCCAAATTCCGTATATTACTCTGAGATAAAAGAACATTGGAATAGTTACAGTTTGCTTGACGACAAACCATTCTTAAACACGATTTTAAAAGAAAATTTACAACAATCAATACATAATGGAATACTTATGGTTTTTTCTGACCATGTTTTACAACATTTACAGTCAGAGCATGGAAAAAAGGGAATTTACAATCAAGAACATTACCATACACGGTTAAAAGAAGAAGAAGGTTTTGATTTACCAATGTACTTTCATATACGTTTCATTGGACTTATGTATTCTTCGGCAATTGAGAATAAAATAGATATTTCAACAATATCTCATAGGTATACAAATATGCAAACCATTTATTCAAGTATTGTGAAGCAAATGGTTAACAATATATTGGTAGTAGAAGAAAACTCTAATAAAGAATATCCCTCAAACTATCATTGGCTTATTAGTGAAATTTTTGATTTACAAAGTAATTGGTTGACGTTATTTAGTGATGAATTTTACGATACACAACGCTATTTTGATGAAAGTAGTAGTTATATTTCTTTTATTCCTTTTTCAATGTCCCTCTGTATGTCGGAATTGTATAGAGGATTAAGTAATGGGAAAATTACTTTAGAATATTTGAATCGTCAAATTTATTATAATATCCTTTCACATTACTATAGCATTAATTTAAATGACTTTATGAGAACAGCAATTGAAGAAAATATTATAGGAAAAATACCTAAAGAACACCTTAAACCAATCCTTAATAATTCTCTTGATAAAAAATTTGCTAAGAATTATAATGACTTAATTGCTGAAAATTTCGGATTGGTAAATGAAAAAGAAAAGGAAATTCTACAAAGATTATTAAGATTTTTAAGGAGCAATGACAAGATATAAATAGCCTGCAGCCAATAACTAAGCATTCTGACGGCTGGAACAGCCTAGTCTGAATGCAGTGTGTGTGCCCAGCATGGGCATCTGGTATCGAAGATACCAAATTATTCCAGAGGGTGAAAGTCCCTTATGTGCGGGAATTAATGTCCCGAAGCATTAGCAAGTCGCAAGGTGGTTTGCCGTGAGGTAAGCACTGAAGGAAGCGAGACTGCAAACCCCGGTTCCAACGAACAGAGCCTGTCCCGATTATCGGGAAACTGGATACGGAGGCCGGTAAGGTAGGATGAGGTAGCACACCATACTGACGTCCAAAGGTTGGGTAACTAACAGGTGTCTTACCGGTAGATCCAGTGGATATTGGGGGAAGGAATATGCCATTACCTGGGGAGGTCTTGGAATAGATTCAGTTTCTATGTGCCAAGAAGTCAGCAGAAGTCATATTAGTTATCGGAAACGAGCTGTAAGAGCTACAGAGGTCTCACTTGATAATGAAGGACTGAACATTGAATCGCGTCTTAATTCGGTTTGGAATGCTGAGAAATTTGTATAGCCTAACCTTAAGCGGACAGACAAGGAAGAGAAAGCAATGATAGCGAAAGTACTACAATCCAAAAATCTTTATAGGGCCTATCGTCAAGTGGTAGGAAACCAAGGGTCTGCAGGAGTAGACGGTATGGAAGTGAATGGTTTGAAGTTCTTTATAGACCAATATAAACCATCTTTAGTAACGGAAATTCTTAGCAGGGAATATGTGCCGAAAGCTATCAGAGGGGTGGAAATCCCCAAGAGTAACAGGAAGACTAGATTACTAGGAATTCCATGTGTTGTGGACAGGTGGCTTCAACAGGGGGTTAGTCAACAACTTGCTGTCCAATTCGAATTAGATTTTGAAGAAGAAAGCTATGGTTTCCGTCCTGGAAAGAATCTTCACGGAGCAGTAACCCAATCTCTTAATAACATCAATGATGGCTATCAGGACATTGTGGATATTGATCTGAAAGGGTTTTTCGATGAAGTACAGCACTACAAACTACTGCAACTAATCTATAATAAAGTAAAATGCCCGACAATCTTGTGGCTGATTCGAAAATTGTTGAGAGCACCGATCCAGATTAATGGGAAGCTGCAC
Protein-coding sequences here:
- a CDS encoding phosphoenolpyruvate carboxylase — its product is MANIYETEVAKRFTIYNSLFLDLPFDQIYRTGTLLPILSEACQSGFQENKTPKEIIRQFFEELMADKPEEERHDLLFKMVQYIERQVVLFDSIEDASFEKFNDIKGKGTMTALIARAENDHKKEELIEKLKNFSVRLTLTAHPTQFYPGNVLAIITDLEQAIRKNDLGDVDLLLRQLGKTAFINKEKPSPYEEAVSLTWFLEYVFYPSISDIMIRILNQLNIPLHDWENPNLLKVGFWPGGDRDGNPFVTHEITKKVSDKLQNSILKCYYRDIRKVRRRLTFHNVESHLIKAEKGIYNTLFSGEGEVFHSKDELLAVLYEARKGIIEEHGGLSLELLDEFILKVRVFGFHFASMDVRQDSRKHDALWDEILEKSEGEAALEVYHQGDEEAKIQKILSVDKLPEINSLEDPFHREMLESISSIAYIQKNNGPMGCHRYIISNNQSVLHVLEVYQLNKLLLANGGDLFLDIVPLFETIDDLAAAHSVMSSLYNNKTYRDHLRKRGNKQSIMLGFSDGTKDGGYIRANWSILRAKEELTKVAREEGIDVVFFDGRGGPPARGGGNTHNFYASLGPNVENREIQITIQGQTISANYGKPVSCSYNLEQLLSAGMESHLYPSSENSLTDKQKSLIDEMADISYNAYKELKNHEQFVPYLEKVTPLKFFGMTNIGSRPVKRSKGGSMKFEDLRAIPFVGAWAQMKQNIPGFFGVGKAIEELEKQGRLGEVQQLYKDSLFFRSLLGNSMQSLAKSFYPATAYLKDDPQFGGFWELMYGEYQRSYDKILSVAGMSTLLEDSPLSKESIAIRERIVLPLITIQQYAIQTILEKGKEDTALQKLILRTMFGIINAARNAA
- a CDS encoding sterol desaturase family protein — protein: MTFQVFSIEWLNEHHIGLLYLIELPFWIKLFISVALYDITAYWIHRGTHVIPLLWRFHRVHHSDTSMDASTVFRFHPFELILVFGMGNILTAALFGTDVLSMAVYYLFLYVFFFFEHANLTYPKWLNSTIGLIFVMPDHHRVHHQQDQYYTDSNYADIFIVWDRIFGTFKTMPAQKNKYGLMEFDEDKKQTFLFLIKSPFLNIKRITIDGEKGISRNKKTPLEQQNSDN